In Zingiber officinale cultivar Zhangliang chromosome 3B, Zo_v1.1, whole genome shotgun sequence, a single window of DNA contains:
- the LOC122055773 gene encoding 30S ribosomal protein S17, chloroplastic-like → MSLISSFLHLNLRHPSPFLHGSLPPLPKISPFSSPAARPQPPPSALTVRAMKTMQGRVVCATNDKTVAVEVIRLAPHPKYKRRVRKKKKYQAHDPENRFKVGDYVQLEKSRPISKTKAFVAIPVTARNAPKSAQPVPLDLDLPPPESQD, encoded by the coding sequence ATGTCCCTCATCTCTTCCTTCCTCCACCTCAATCTCCGCCATCCGTCTCCCTTCCTCCATGGCTCCCTCCCTCCTCTACCCAAGATCTCACCTTTCTCCTCCCCGGCCGCGCGGCCACAGCCCCCGCCCTCCGCCCTCACCGTCAGGGCCATGAAGACCATGCAGGGCCGGGTGGTCTGCGCCACCAACGACAAGACCGTGGCGGTGGAGGTCATCCGCCTCGCCCCCCACCCCAAGTACAAGCGCCGCGTccgcaagaagaagaagtaccaGGCCCATGACCCCGAGAACCGGTTCAAGGTCGGCGACTACGTCCAGCTCGAGAAATCCCGCCCCATCAGCAAAACCAAGGCCTTCGTCGCCATCCCCGTCACCGCCCGCAACGCCCCCAAGTCGGCCCAGCCTGTGCCGCTCGATCTCGATTTGCCCCCTCCAGAGTCTCAGGACTAA
- the LOC122054650 gene encoding uncharacterized protein LOC122054650 has protein sequence MWPPLSAFEGGGAPANSGPLPRRSFYLDSGGSSDGNQASPYLPSFSSVPFSWERRPGIPKAAVAAAAASGPLLRLPPGTAGYHRKRTASDAAGDEDPFAVALAECAKRPPGPSIEELFTRTRSASAPRKRAAPQSAAWSISDRLGLHAASCKATCAIADSAVCVPRRPGPRGGTALPYALSSRRAG, from the coding sequence ATGTGGCCGCCGCTCTCCGCCTTCGAAGGCGGCGGAGCGCCGGCGAATTCGGGGCCGCTCCCCCGGCGGAGCTTCTATCTCGACAGCGGTGGATCCTCCGACGGGAACCAGGCTTCCCCCTAcctcccttccttctcctccGTGCCCTTCTCCTGGGAGCGCCGCCCGGGCATCCCCAAGGCCGCCGTTGCCGCCGCCGCTGCCAGCGGCCCCCTCCTCCGCCTGCCTCCCGGCACCGCCGGCTACCACAGGAAGCGCACCGCCTCCGACGCCGCCGGCGACGAGGACCCCTTCGCCGTCGCGCTGGCGGAGTGCGCCAAGCGCCCGCCTGGACCCTCCATCGAGGAGCTCTTCACGCGGACCCGCTCCGCCTCGGCGCCCCGCAAAAGAGCCGCGCCGCAGTCGGCGGCGTGGTCGATCTCCGACCGCCTCGGCCTCCACGCCGCCTCGTGCAAGGCTACGTGCGCCATAGCCGACTCCGCCGTCTGCGTCCCCCGCCGCCCGGGTCCTCGAGGCGGCACCGCCTTGCCCTACGCTCTCTCGAGCCGCCGGGCCGGCTAA
- the LOC122055771 gene encoding uncharacterized protein At5g49945-like, with product MAIRWPRALNAVVAPRGDTFLLLVALLSIVSLLTHELSRRSVLAADFEGFDSDEFEEAEDITYHDDLPLSGSVTPPSTSLSQSASPETHHGPPPAPNPPPASDLWDEDEFEGIPVSAPPPDLTSSPEGDLPSPSVPSPSPQPLSIRSYITEIICVSFLICFLINYFTGKRENEIIALAWATKFATKDSIFEKNFSLLGTGDGKDTPLLLKEGQDVFKFYASGRRYCQSLLATMEMRSRHDLISRTLDLVLSKKDVITFEVVMNEEAMDHVVLAVARRKLAKNMHKEERDLQRFANPGMNPTSGRKWLADELMVVTESKEVAGDLITDAVLDQVLGEKAFEKFGKWFISLHFSDQRPGTHKRILTFKFALPDANSMSDMTRLVALVPYYIDLIGRYRLSSHARSKTEAVRAKVAQEVHRELLNLRQEAIQRNKTERKEMETKLGGEALRKKEEKERARQLKKAMPKVKMLRSH from the exons ATGGCGATCCGGTGGCCGCGTGCGCTCAACGCCGTTGTTGCTCCCCGTGGCGACACCTTCCTCCTCCTAGTGGCCCTCCTCTCCATCGTGTCCCTTCTCACCCACGAGCTCTCTCGCCGCTCAGTCCTCGCCGCCGACTTCGAGGGATTTGACTCGGACGAATTCGAGGAGGCGGAAGATATCACCTACCACGATGACCTCCCTCTATCCGGATCCGTTACGCCTCCCTCCACCTCGCTCTCGCAATCCGCCTCCCCGGAGACCCACCACGGTCCCCCACCCGCTCCCAATCCCCCTCCGGCTTCCGATCTCTGGGACGAAGATGAGTTTGAGGGTATACCAGTCTCCGCCCCGCCTCCTGATCTGACCTCTTCACCTGAAGGGGACCTCCCGTCTCCCTCTGTTCCCTCGCCTTCTCCTCAGCCTCTATCCATCAGATCGTACATCACGGAGATCATCTGCGTCAGCTTCCTGATTTGTTTCTTAATCAATTATTTCACCGGGAAGCGGGAGAACGAGATCATCGCCCTTGCCTGGGCCACAAAGTTTGCCACCAAAGACTCCATCTTTGAGAAGAACTTCAGCCTCTTGGGCACCGGAGACGGAAAGGACACTCCTCTCCTATTGAAGGAGGGACAGGACGTGTTCAAGTTCTATGCCAGCGGTCGGAGATACTGCCAGAGTTTGCTAGCCACGATGGAAATGCGGAGCCGGCATGATCTGATCTCGAGGACGCTTGATTTGGTGCTGTCGAAGAAAGATGTGATCACTTTTGAGGTGGTTATGAATGAAGAAGCGATGGATCACGTCGTCCTGGCAGTAGCAAGGAGGAAGTTGGCAAAGAATATGCACAAGGAAGAGAGGGACCTGCAAAGGTTTGCAAATCCGGGGATGAACCCAACGTCTGGAAGGAAGTGGTTGGCAGATGAGCTAATGGTGGTCACGGAATCAAAAGAAGTCGCTGGAGATCTGATAACTGATGCCGTTCTAGATCAG GTCCTTGGCGAGAAGGCATTTGAGAAGTTTGGGAAATGGTTCATCTCTCTGCATTTCTCTGATCAACGTCCAGGCACTCACAAGAGGATTCTCACATTCAAGTTTGCACTTCCAGATGCTAATAGCATGTCAGACATGACACGATTAGTTGCTCTCGTACCATATTACATCGACTTAATTGGGCGATACAGACTAAGTTCTCAT GCCCGTTCCAAAACTGAAGCTGTTAGAGCAAAGGTTGCCCAAGAAGTACACAGAGAACTCCTGAACCTGAGACAAGAAGCTATCCAGAGAAACAAaacagaaaggaaagaaatggaaacCAAGCTCGGCGGTGAGGCACTTCGCAAGAAAGAAGAGAAAGAGCGTGCTCGGCAACTGAAGAAGGCGATGCCAAAGGTCAAAATGCTTCGATCTCACTAG
- the LOC122055772 gene encoding probable magnesium transporter NIPA6, with protein MDEAAPTAGSSQIFADNLKGFILAVASSAFIGASFIIKKKGLKRAGASGSRAGVGGYGYLLEPLWWIGMVTMIVGEIANFIAYIFAPAVLVTPLGALSIIVSAVLAHFILNERLQRMGVLGCVLCIVGSTVIVLHSPQEKTPSSVEQIWDLATQPAFLLYTASAVAVSLVLMLHCAPRFGQTNIMVYLGICSAIGSLTVMSIKAIGIAIKLTLDGINQAGYFQTWVFAMLAISCIVVQLNYLNKALDTFNTAVVSPVYYAMFTILTILASAIMFKDWSGQSASNIASEICGLVTVISGTTVLHSTRDPDPPSSDLYTPLSSQIFWHVQGNGELGKFKNDDLLSGEFVAVVRQDYFI; from the exons ATGGACGAAGCGGCGCCCACGGCGGGGTCCTCCCAGATCTTCGCCGACAACCTCAAGGGCTTCATACTCGCCGTCGCCTCCAGCGCTTTCATCGGCGCCAGCTTCATCATCAAGAAAAAGGGCCTGAAGCGTGCCGGCGCCTCCGGCTCCCGTGCTG GCGTAGGTGGGTATGGATATTTGTTGGAGCCTCTATGGTGGATCGGGATGGTCACCA TGATAGTTGGTGAAATTGCGAATTTTATTGCATACATCTTTGCCCCAGCTGTTCTTGTTACACCACTGGGTGCCTTGAGCATCATTGTCAG TGCTGTTTTGGCCCATTTCATTCTGAATGAGAGGTTGCAGAGGATGGGAGTCTTAGGCTGCGTGCTCTGCATTGTTGGTTCGACAGTCATCGTGCTCCATTCCCCACAGGAGAAGACGCCGAGCTCTGTTGAGCAAATTTGGGATTTGGCAACCCAACCAG CCTTTCTTTTGTACACAGCATCTGCGGTTGCAGTTTCCCTGGTGCTCATGTTACATTGCGCACCACGATTTGGGCAAACAAATATAATGGTTTACTTGGGTATTTGCTCTGCGATTGGATCTCTGACG GTGATGAGTATTAAGGCCATAGGAATAGCAATCAAGCTCACATTAGATGGAATCAACCAAGCTGGCTACTTCCAGACATGGGTTTTCGCTATGCTGGCAATTTCCTGCATTGTAGTTCAATTGAATTACTTGAACAAG GCATTAGATACTTTTAATACTGCCGTTGTTTCTCCTGTCTACTATGCCATGTTCACAATTCTTACTATATTAGCAAGTGCCATTATGTTCAAG GATTGGTCTGGGCAAAGTGCAAGCAATATCGCATCTGAGATTTGTGGGCTTGTTACTGTAATTTCTGGCACCACAGTGTTACATTCTACAAGAGATCCAGATCCACCTTCCTCAG ATTTATACACGCCCCTCTCTTCCCAAATATTTTGGCACGTCCAAGGAAACGGTGAACTGGGAAAGTTCAAGAACGACGATCTGTTGTCTGGGGAATTTGTTGCTGTGGTGCGGCAGGACTACTTCATATAG
- the LOC122055774 gene encoding V-type proton ATPase 16 kDa proteolipid subunit — protein sequence MSSFSGDETAPFFGFLGAAAALVFSCMGAAYGTAKSGVGVASMGVMRPELVMKSIVPVVMAGVLGIYGLIIAVIISTGINPKAKSYYLFDGYAHLSSGLACGLAGLSAGMAIGIVGDAGVRANAQQPKLFVGMILILIFAEALALYGLIVGIILSSRAGQSRAD from the exons ATGTCGAGCTTCAGCGGCGACGAGACCGCCCCCTTCTTCGGTTTCCTCGGAGCCGCCGCGGCCCTCGTCTTCTCAT GCATGGGTGCGGCTTATGGGACGGCGAAGAGCGGCGTCGGCGTGGCGTCGATGGGCGTGATGCGGCCGGAGCTCGTGATGAAATCGATCGTGCCCGTCGTCATGGCCGGAGTCCTCGGGATCTATGGCCTGATCATTGCGGTGATCATTAGCACGGGCATAAACCCCAAGGCCAAGTCGTACTACCTCTTCGATGGGTACGCCCACCTTTCCTCAGGCCTCGCTTGCGGCCTCGCCGGACTTTCCGCCGGAATGGCGATTGGGATCGTCGGAGATGCTGGAGTCAG GGCAAATGCTCAACAGCCAAAGTTATTTGTGGGCATGATTCTGATTCTCATTTTCGCGGAAGCTCTAGCTCTCTACGGTCTCATTGTCGGGATCATCCTCTCTTCTCGAGCTGGTCAATCTCGTGCAGATTAG